One region of Pseudomonadota bacterium genomic DNA includes:
- a CDS encoding aminotransferase class IV, translating into MGRGVTVNIGGVIGAPEELKVSALDRGFLYGDSVYEVVRTYEGVPFAFREHLARLSRSAERLGIRLPAPEEIDREVRRTLAAAGHPSAYCRIVVTRGSGPITLDPTTAGEPLTVILVKPYEPFPDWTYERGIRVAIPQIRRTSPTSLDPAIKSGNYLNSVLALGEARAAGCDDALMLDGEGHVAEATSSNVFAVIDDAVATPALEIGLLAGVTRGLLIEIMRQNGVRCAERALTVDELLDASEVMLTSTLREVQPVVEVAGRRIGDGVPGPLNKRLGALFRTYAKERIRSDRAKDPA; encoded by the coding sequence ATGGGTCGGGGCGTGACGGTGAACATCGGCGGCGTGATCGGAGCCCCCGAGGAGCTCAAGGTCTCGGCGCTCGATCGCGGCTTCCTGTACGGGGACTCCGTGTACGAGGTCGTGCGCACCTACGAGGGCGTCCCGTTCGCGTTCCGCGAGCACCTCGCGCGCCTCTCCCGCTCCGCCGAGCGGCTCGGCATACGGCTCCCCGCGCCCGAGGAGATCGACCGCGAGGTGCGCCGGACGTTGGCGGCGGCCGGGCACCCATCCGCGTACTGCCGGATCGTCGTCACGCGCGGCTCGGGGCCCATCACCCTCGATCCGACGACCGCCGGCGAGCCGTTGACGGTCATCCTCGTCAAGCCGTACGAGCCGTTCCCGGACTGGACGTACGAGCGCGGCATCCGCGTGGCCATCCCGCAGATCCGGCGGACCTCACCGACGTCGCTCGATCCGGCGATCAAGAGCGGCAACTACCTGAACTCGGTGCTCGCGCTCGGCGAGGCGCGCGCCGCGGGCTGCGACGACGCGCTCATGCTCGACGGGGAGGGGCACGTCGCGGAGGCGACGTCGTCCAACGTCTTCGCCGTGATCGACGACGCGGTGGCGACCCCGGCGCTCGAGATCGGGCTGCTCGCCGGCGTGACGCGCGGGCTGCTCATCGAGATCATGCGGCAGAACGGCGTCAGGTGCGCGGAGCGCGCGCTCACGGTGGACGAGCTCCTCGACGCGAGCGAGGTGATGCTCACGAGCACCCTGAGGGAGGTGCAGCCGGTCGTCGAGGTCGCGGGCAGGCGGATCGGCGATGGCGTCCCGGGCCCTTTGAACAAGCGGCTCGGCGCCCTGTTCCGGACCTATGCGAAGGAGCGGATCCGCAGCGACCGGGCGAAGGATCCCGCGTAG
- a CDS encoding IgA Peptidase M64 encodes MRSTALLLVAAALLAAPIAAAADPIEQPKYADWFTDEALRVDLVHSGTRGEQSFAIEELVAEPIWPGTRVHLVDPTGFGEYHFRVLDQATGREIFSQGYCSLFGEWLTTDAAGRGERRAMNEPVRMPRPKRPVQLVLEARDGKGGFEELQKLAIDPDAYDVRRGRRGALPLASIHRGDADPAKTIDIVVVPDGYAADEIDKMRADARRFAGVILDHAPFSAHRDSISIRLVEAISRESGADEPGKGAFRDTAVHTAFDTFDAERYLTTWDMKALREVASFAPYDTIVVMVNACRYGGGGVFGAFSIFSADSEYADYVLVHEFGHGFGALGDEYFSSATGIDEDEMYAAGVEPWEPNITAATARDEIKWRALIAPETPVPTPDTAEYDGVVGLFEGAGYKSKGLYRPTRDSKMHHKGLLPFGPVNEAALERMIRYFTGEEVAP; translated from the coding sequence ATGCGTTCCACAGCTCTTCTGCTCGTCGCGGCCGCGCTGCTCGCCGCGCCGATCGCGGCGGCCGCCGATCCGATCGAGCAGCCGAAGTACGCGGACTGGTTCACGGACGAGGCGCTGCGCGTCGACCTCGTGCACTCCGGCACGCGGGGCGAGCAGTCGTTCGCGATCGAGGAGCTCGTCGCCGAGCCGATCTGGCCCGGCACGCGCGTGCACCTCGTCGATCCGACCGGCTTCGGCGAGTACCACTTCCGCGTCCTCGACCAGGCGACCGGCCGCGAGATCTTCAGCCAGGGCTACTGCTCGCTCTTCGGCGAGTGGCTCACGACCGACGCCGCCGGCCGCGGCGAGCGGCGCGCCATGAACGAGCCCGTCCGTATGCCGCGCCCCAAGAGGCCCGTGCAGCTCGTGCTCGAGGCGCGCGACGGCAAGGGCGGATTCGAGGAGCTCCAGAAGCTCGCGATCGATCCCGACGCCTACGACGTCCGGCGCGGGCGCCGCGGCGCCCTTCCTTTGGCGTCTATCCACCGCGGCGACGCGGATCCGGCGAAGACCATCGACATCGTCGTCGTGCCGGACGGCTACGCGGCGGACGAGATCGACAAGATGCGCGCCGACGCGCGGCGGTTCGCCGGGGTCATCCTGGACCACGCGCCGTTCTCGGCGCACCGGGACTCGATCTCGATCCGGCTCGTCGAGGCGATCTCCCGCGAGTCGGGCGCCGACGAACCGGGCAAGGGCGCCTTCCGCGACACGGCGGTGCACACCGCCTTCGACACGTTCGACGCCGAGCGCTACCTCACCACCTGGGACATGAAGGCGCTGCGCGAGGTCGCGTCGTTCGCGCCGTACGACACGATCGTGGTCATGGTGAACGCGTGCAGGTACGGCGGCGGCGGCGTGTTCGGCGCGTTCTCGATCTTCTCGGCCGACTCGGAGTACGCGGACTACGTGCTCGTCCACGAGTTCGGGCACGGGTTCGGCGCGCTCGGCGACGAGTACTTCAGCTCGGCGACCGGCATCGACGAGGACGAGATGTACGCCGCGGGCGTCGAGCCGTGGGAGCCGAACATCACGGCCGCGACCGCGCGGGACGAGATCAAGTGGCGCGCGCTCATCGCGCCCGAGACGCCGGTCCCGACGCCCGACACGGCGGAGTACGACGGCGTCGTCGGGCTGTTCGAGGGCGCGGGGTACAAGAGCAAGGGGCTCTACCGGCCGACGCGCGACTCGAAGATGCACCACAAGGGGCTCCTGCCGTTCGGGCCGGTCAACGAGGCCGCGCTCGAGCGGATGATCCGCTACTTCACGGGAGAGGAGGTGGCGCCGTGA
- the era gene encoding GTPase Era, with product MDEVDGADGGKAGTVTRCGYAAVVGRPNVGKSTLVNGILGRKVSAVTPKPNTTRNRVLAVWTRGDAQIAFLDTPGVHRPRSSLGRYMLDAAAGAIAETDVVVWLLDASAGDAATLFAEERDVVDRLTAAGKPVVALLNKIDLLREKAVLLPMLEAVSAVEGVVAAIPISALGNDGVDGFLDAVVPLLPEGPHLYPEDMISDRAERFFVAELVREALTELLHAELPYRTAVVVERFVEEKDRCSVNAVIHVEKDSQKGIVIGRNGAMIGEIRERARVEAARMLGVPIELRLHVVVTPGWSESPAGLRKMGYE from the coding sequence GTGGACGAAGTGGACGGAGCGGACGGGGGGAAGGCGGGGACGGTGACCCGGTGCGGGTACGCGGCGGTGGTGGGGCGCCCGAACGTCGGGAAGTCGACGCTCGTGAACGGAATCCTCGGCCGCAAGGTCTCGGCGGTGACGCCCAAGCCGAACACGACGCGCAACCGCGTGCTCGCGGTCTGGACCCGGGGCGACGCGCAGATCGCCTTCCTCGACACGCCGGGCGTCCACCGGCCGCGCAGCTCGCTCGGGCGCTACATGCTCGACGCGGCGGCCGGGGCGATCGCCGAGACCGACGTCGTGGTCTGGCTCCTCGACGCGTCCGCCGGGGACGCGGCGACCCTGTTCGCCGAGGAGCGCGACGTCGTGGACCGGCTCACGGCCGCGGGAAAGCCGGTCGTGGCGCTGCTCAACAAGATCGACCTCCTGCGCGAGAAGGCCGTGCTGCTCCCCATGCTCGAGGCGGTGTCCGCCGTCGAGGGCGTGGTCGCGGCGATCCCGATCTCCGCGCTCGGGAACGACGGCGTCGACGGGTTCCTCGACGCGGTCGTCCCGCTCCTGCCCGAGGGGCCGCACCTCTACCCGGAGGACATGATCTCGGACCGCGCCGAGCGCTTCTTCGTCGCCGAGCTCGTGCGGGAGGCGCTCACGGAGCTTCTGCACGCCGAGCTCCCGTACCGGACCGCGGTCGTCGTCGAGCGGTTCGTCGAGGAGAAGGACCGCTGCTCCGTGAACGCCGTCATCCACGTGGAGAAGGACAGCCAGAAGGGGATCGTCATCGGGCGCAACGGCGCGATGATAGGCGAGATCCGCGAGCGGGCGCGCGTCGAGGCGGCGCGGATGCTCGGCGTGCCGATCGAGCTGCGCCTGCACGTGGTGGTGACGCCAGGGTGGAGCGAGAGCCCCGCGGGGCTGCGGAAGATGGGGTACGAATGA
- the der gene encoding ribosome biogenesis GTPase Der, with translation MRRRRRNRVPNTPPRVGEHPIVAVLGRPNVGKSTLFNRIVGRRVSIVEDRPGVTRDRLYADADVGDKRCTLVDMGGFEFDPEGAVETGINQQCRTALEQAALVLFVVDGRVPPTSGDVATADLLRRAGRPSILVVNKVDGARQENDAVDVFSLGIEPVVLVSALHGRGVADLEDLVYARLPESAKIVEEEDEEEGQGAGTDEGEEEAPSGPIKVAIIGRPNAGKSSLINTILGEERLLTLDQPGTTRDAIDSAFERRGRSYVLVDTAGIRRKSRVPLAGPEKLAVTSAVRAIERCHVVVLLLDAGEGVAEQDAKVLGLAVDRGRAAVVALNKWDLVKGDRERQQKLFEATKDVLAFAPWISAAPICALNGNGVDKLFALVDAAYDEFTKRVPTGGLNRLFEEIIDHHPPPMRKGRPVRLYYATQASVRPPTFVVQCSYPESLHFSYRRYVQNKIREAFGFDGTPIRIHFKQRQRKG, from the coding sequence ATGAGGCGACGGCGACGGAACCGAGTGCCGAACACGCCGCCGCGGGTCGGTGAGCACCCGATCGTCGCGGTGCTCGGCCGGCCCAACGTGGGCAAGTCGACGCTGTTCAACAGGATCGTCGGCCGGCGGGTGTCGATCGTCGAGGACCGCCCCGGCGTGACGCGCGATCGCCTGTACGCCGACGCCGACGTCGGCGATAAGCGGTGCACGCTCGTCGACATGGGCGGGTTCGAGTTCGACCCGGAAGGCGCGGTCGAGACCGGGATCAACCAGCAGTGCCGGACCGCGCTCGAGCAGGCCGCGCTCGTGCTGTTCGTCGTCGACGGCCGCGTCCCGCCCACGAGCGGCGACGTGGCTACGGCGGATCTCCTGAGGCGCGCGGGCCGCCCTTCGATCCTGGTCGTCAACAAGGTGGACGGCGCGCGCCAGGAGAACGACGCGGTCGACGTGTTCTCGCTCGGGATCGAGCCTGTCGTCCTGGTCAGCGCGCTGCACGGGCGCGGCGTGGCCGACCTCGAGGATCTCGTCTACGCCCGCCTCCCGGAGTCGGCGAAGATCGTGGAGGAGGAGGACGAGGAGGAGGGCCAAGGCGCGGGGACGGACGAAGGCGAGGAGGAGGCGCCGAGCGGGCCCATCAAGGTCGCGATCATCGGCCGGCCCAACGCGGGCAAGTCGTCGCTCATCAACACGATCCTCGGCGAGGAGCGGCTGCTCACCCTGGATCAGCCGGGCACGACGCGCGACGCGATCGACTCGGCGTTCGAGCGCCGCGGGCGGTCGTACGTCCTCGTCGACACGGCGGGGATCCGCCGCAAGAGCCGCGTTCCGCTCGCCGGGCCGGAGAAGCTCGCGGTGACCTCGGCGGTCCGCGCGATCGAGAGGTGCCACGTCGTCGTGCTGCTGCTCGACGCGGGCGAGGGGGTCGCGGAGCAGGACGCCAAGGTGCTCGGCCTGGCCGTGGATCGGGGCCGGGCGGCCGTGGTCGCGCTCAACAAGTGGGATCTCGTCAAGGGCGACCGGGAGCGGCAGCAGAAGCTGTTCGAAGCGACCAAGGACGTGCTCGCGTTCGCGCCGTGGATCTCGGCGGCGCCGATCTGCGCGCTCAACGGCAACGGGGTGGACAAGCTATTCGCGCTCGTGGACGCCGCGTACGACGAGTTCACGAAGCGCGTGCCGACCGGCGGGCTCAACCGGCTGTTCGAGGAGATCATCGACCACCACCCGCCGCCCATGCGCAAGGGCCGCCCGGTGCGGCTCTACTACGCGACCCAGGCGAGCGTGCGGCCGCCGACGTTCGTCGTGCAGTGCAGCTACCCGGAGTCGCTCCACTTCTCGTACCGGCGGTACGTGCAGAACAAGATCCGCGAGGCGTTCGGCTTCGACGGCACGCCGATCCGGATCCACTTCAAGCAGCGCCAGCGGAAGGGGTAG